TATAAATTTCGATTTTCTTTTCTTCTGGAAATAAACGTGTCACCTCATGATATGTGTGCACTTGAATATTACGGTTATCATTGAAGGTATCTGGTGTTGCCATAACGATATTATCACGGGAACCTACTGTTTCTCCGATATAATAAGGTAAACCACAGTTTGCATAGCTCATATCACGATCTTTTTCGTAAATAACGATCTCAGTATCTGCATCGAGTCTTCTAATTTGAGAGGCAACTGTTGCACCACCTGCAACAGCGCCCACTATAATAATCTTCATTACGACACCTCCAGATTAAAGTATTGAATAAGAAACTTCGCTATCCCATCTTCATTGTTTGAGGCAGTAATTTCATCTGCAATAGATTTAAGTTCATCGATTGCATTACCCATAGCAACGCCAGTCCCGGCATATTTGATCATTTCATTGTCATTATCCTCGTCACCAAAAGCAATAATATGCTCACGTTTAATATTTAAATATTCATGACAGATTTTTACTCCGACAGCTTTGCTGATCCCTTTCTTAACAATTTCAATAACTGGAAAAGGTGCTCCCCAGCGGCGATGTTCTAATCTGTCAGCATAGATTTCATCAAAATGCTTATAAATATTTGGAATCTCGGATTCTTCTGCCTGGATAAGAATCGTTGTCGGAGGTTCTGTAATATTTTCCAGCAGATCCCCAATCTTGATGACAGGGTTACCCATACTGAATCCTTCAAATAAATATTCATCGTGATAATGTAAAAAAACATTATCTTTAATTTCAGCGACGATATTCTTAATATTAAGGTGCGGTATTTTAGAGAAGATTTCTCTTGCTACTTCAAAGTCTAAAGTTTCATGAAATGTCTCAAAGTTCATATCGCACGGATGATGCACGAACGCACCATTGAAATTAACAATCGGTGTATCCAGATCAAGCTCGTTATAATAAATTTGACTGGCACGGTATGGACGTCCTGTCGAAATAATAAATTTATGGCCTTGAGCCTGCAGCATACGGATGACCTTCTTCGTTAACGGTGTGATCTCCTGCTTGCTATTAAGTAACGTTCCATCTAGATCCAGACAGATTAAATGCTGTTCCATAAAATAACTCCTTTAGTTGTATTTCGTTTATATGTTTATTAATTTCTGATATAGTAAGTGTATAATAAACTTTGAGGTGATACAAATGGAAGAAGCTATGAAAGACAGTATAATGGGCGCACTTGAAAACGTTATCGACCCTGAGCTGGGTATTGATATCGTTAACTTAGGATTAGTCTACCATGTGGATATGGATGAAGATGGACTATGTACAGTTGAAATGACTTTAACATCAATGGGCTGCCCGATGGGACCCCAAATTATTGATCAGGTGAAGACAGCATTAGGTGAATTGCCTGAGATTAAAGAGACGGAAGTCAACATCGTATGGAATCCAGTATGGAATAAAGATATGATGAGCCGCTATGCGAAAATTGCATTAGGTGTAAGCTAAGGACGTGACACGAGCGTTCAGACACGAATAAAATCATGAAAATCTGGCAGGAAATGTTTTTTGTTTCCAGCCAGATTTTTGATTTTTGGAAGTGTCTGCTCGTGGAACGCCGTAAATAAAAGGACGGGACACGAGCGTTCAGACACGAATAAAATCATGAAAATCTGGCAGGAAATGTTCTTTGTTTCCAGCCAGATTTTTGATTTTTGGAAGTGTCTGCTCGTGGAACGCCGTAAATAAAAGGACGTGACACGAGCGTTCAGACAACATTAAGCAAAGCCTCCGATTCTAAAGAGAATCAGAGGCTTTGCTTATTCTATCCTGCATATATTTATCGGACAGTTTTCACAGTTAATCTCATCCTTTAAATAGTCGATATCTTTTATGGTGATTTTCTTGCCATTTGTTTCGATAACATCCTTCTGCTTAAGTTCACTGATGATACGATTGACACCTTCACGTGTTGTACCTCCGAAGTTCGCCAGTTCATTATTTGTCAGATCGATATTGAGCTTGATGCCTTCGTCTGTTTCAACGCCGTATGTATTTGTGAGACGTATCAAAGTAGAATATACAGCACCTTTTTTACCTAATGTATAAAGGTCACGTAACTTATATTCTTGTTTCTCATTTTCATTTTGAATAAATAAGAGCCACTCATAGTTCAGTACTTCATCGTTAAGTATCGCAGACTCAAATGTCGCTAAGTCCATCTTATATATTGTTGTCTTCGTCTTCGTCTTTGCAAAAAGTGCATGTTTCTTATTGCCACAGAACAAAGTGTTCACACCGAATAGGTTACGTCTGCCAAGCAATTTTAAATTAAATTCCTTGCCATCTTCTAGTACACGATGTATTACGACATTTCCAGTCTTTATAACATAGATTGAATCAATTGGATCTTCTGCCTGAAAGATATATTGATTTGCATCGAAGGTTTCTATCTTTCCTTCTTCCATGATGTAGTTGACGATGCTTGTAGCTTCGTGAAATGCAGATTGAACCATTGTTTTCACCTTCTTACTGAACTTTTTCAAATTTGTATTTATTATAACATAACAAATTTCAACTTTTGTATACGAACCGTAATATTTGTATTCTGCTATAAAACATTTTATAATATTATTATAGTCAAAGAAGGTCAAACAGGGGTGAATGAATTGAATATAGAACAGATGACATTTAATGTGCAGAGTGCGTTAGAGCAAGCTCAGCATAAAGCGAGAGAAGATAAGTTACAGGCGATTGAAAGTGAACATGTTCTTAAGTACTTTGCTAAAACAGCTGATAGTATGCTCGTGACTGTGTTCGAACGTGCGAATCTGGATATTTCTGAATATAAATCGTTATTACAAGATGCACTGGACAAGTTGCCTCGTGTAGAAGGTAATGTGCAGTATGGACAGTATATTGCAAGTAATCTTAGCGAAATGATCAGTCGGGCTGAAGCGCTCATGACAGAAATGGATGATCAGTATGTATCCGCAGAACATATCATTTTAGCTGCAGTTGAAGTACACGAGGTTACACGTAATTTCGTAGGGAATAAGAAGGAAGTTATCAAAGAAATCATTATGAACATAAGAGGGGGAAATCATGTGACAACACAAAACCCAGAAGTACAGTATGAAGTATTGAAGAAATATGGTCGAGATCTCGTAGAAGAAGTACGTAACGGTAAGATGGATCCGGTCATCGGCCGTGATGATGAAATTCGTAATACGATTCGTATATTAAGCCGTAAGACAAAGAACAATCCGATATTAATCGGTGAACCAGGTGTCGGTAAGACAGCGATTGTTGAAGGGCTTG
Above is a window of Macrococcoides canis DNA encoding:
- a CDS encoding Cof-type HAD-IIB family hydrolase; the encoded protein is MEQHLICLDLDGTLLNSKQEITPLTKKVIRMLQAQGHKFIISTGRPYRASQIYYNELDLDTPIVNFNGAFVHHPCDMNFETFHETLDFEVAREIFSKIPHLNIKNIVAEIKDNVFLHYHDEYLFEGFSMGNPVIKIGDLLENITEPPTTILIQAEESEIPNIYKHFDEIYADRLEHRRWGAPFPVIEIVKKGISKAVGVKICHEYLNIKREHIIAFGDEDNDNEMIKYAGTGVAMGNAIDELKSIADEITASNNEDGIAKFLIQYFNLEVS
- a CDS encoding metal-sulfur cluster assembly factor, translating into MEEAMKDSIMGALENVIDPELGIDIVNLGLVYHVDMDEDGLCTVEMTLTSMGCPMGPQIIDQVKTALGELPEIKETEVNIVWNPVWNKDMMSRYAKIALGVS
- a CDS encoding Crp/Fnr family transcriptional regulator, translated to MVQSAFHEATSIVNYIMEEGKIETFDANQYIFQAEDPIDSIYVIKTGNVVIHRVLEDGKEFNLKLLGRRNLFGVNTLFCGNKKHALFAKTKTKTTIYKMDLATFESAILNDEVLNYEWLLFIQNENEKQEYKLRDLYTLGKKGAVYSTLIRLTNTYGVETDEGIKLNIDLTNNELANFGGTTREGVNRIISELKQKDVIETNGKKITIKDIDYLKDEINCENCPINICRIE